The Dasypus novemcinctus isolate mDasNov1 chromosome 2, mDasNov1.1.hap2, whole genome shotgun sequence genome contains the following window.
GATTGGCTGGCTGGTGTGACTGGCAGCCCTTCGCGAGCCCTGTAGAGTGCATGGAGGGCAGTTCTAGGAGACAGGGGCCTGCAGGAGAGCAAACGGGGAAGGGGAGTCTGGCATGCGAAGCACCGGATGGTGGCCGCAGCAGCATAAGGAGGGAGGGGACAGGTGTTGATTTCTATACCGAGGCATGCGCACTTTCTCCAGTAGGgaatttgctcattcattcactcatttctCTTGGCCTGAACCCAACTTGTTCTGGGCGCTGGGCCTACAGAGGTGAGCAAATCCCCAGCCTGTCCCCCAGCCCTCTGTGATCTCCCGGTGTAAAAGGGAGGACACAGCTGCAGAGTCACCATCCCAGTGCCCATGAGGCGCGCTCCACCAGGTCTGCAGGAGGGAGGGCTGAGCCACCCGAGACCACCCGCCACAGCCTCAGCCCTCCTCGCAGGTGCCTTCCTCGTGCCCTACTTCCTCATGCTGGCCATCTGCGGCATCCCCATCTTCTTCCTGGAGCTCTCCCTGGGCCAGTTCTCCAGCCTGGGACCCCTGGCTGTCTGGAAGATCAGCCCTCTCTTCAAAGGTGAGGCCTCtgggggccaggcctgggggaggTCGGGCGGGTGTCCCCAGCTGTCCCTCTGGACGGAGAGGAAAGTGAAGGCCAGGGAGGCGTTGGCGTCGTGGAGATGGCACAGCTCGGAGGCGGGCCTGGGCTGGCCGCCTAGCAGCCTCCTCCCCCGCAGGTGCCGGCGTGGGCATGCTGCTCATCGTGGGCCTCGTGGCCATCTACTACAACATGATCATCGCCTACGTCCTCTTCTACCTCTTCGCCTCCCTCACCAGCACCCTGCCTTGGGAGCATTGTGGCAACTGGTGGAACACGGACCTCTGCCTGGAGCACCGCGGGGGCCAGGGCGGCAACGGGGCCCTGCCCCTCAACCTCACCGGCACCGTCAGCCCCAGTGAGGAGTACTGGAGGTCAGGCAGCCGCCCTCCCCCCACGGCGGGCTGGAAGGAGCCCCCACCTGCCGCTGAGGGCGGGGGCGAGGGGACGGGCTGCCCTGGAGACCCCAGGGCCTCCGCGTGGACCTCCGAGGCCACGGGCAGGGGCAGTGTGAGGAGGACTCAGGGTTCTAATCCCGGCTCCTCACCTGACCTGCTATGGGGTCGTGAACAATTTGGCTTCTGTGGCTTCATATTCAAAATGGGATGATAATAGTAGCTATTTCAGAGGCCTGTCATGAGAATTAAAGGAAAGAAGCCACATAAATTGTCCTGGGGggcagtaagtgctcaataatgctaaatggtgatgatgatgatgataacagtAACATAAGCTTTTGGAGcttcaatttccttttctgttaaaGGGTATAGTAGTACCAACTTCATAAGATGTTTTTCagtcactcattcattctttcagtaagtgtttattgagcacctactatttgAATAGGTAAAGCACTTAGTATAGGGCCTGGACCATATTTGGGTAAGATTATCTCAGATTTGTCTAATAGAAGACATCAGACTATAATATCGGGAGGGATTACTGTGAGAATTAAACAAGGTCATGCAGATGAAACTTTATCGGAGTGTCAAGCACATTGCGAGCCCCCGTGAATGGTGGCGGTCAGGAGGGCATCACTGATCATCAGCTCATCCTGTCATGCACTTTATAGACAAGAAAACAGGCCCATAGTCTTGCTCAGTAGTTAGTGGTAGAGCCAGGGCTCCTGATTCTTAATCATGTTCTGGAACAATCCAGATTAGCCTCATTCTTGGGTGGGGACCATTGCCTGGCTAGGGGACACAGACTTCCAACATTACACCTGCAAAAAAAGGCCACTGCAAAAGGCCATTCTTAGGAATACCATCCCCAAAATGGGTTCCATatcttgaaatgtttttatctccAACCTGCATTTATTGCTTGGTTCATTCATTATCCgtttaaaatccatccaaagtgtctGTACCAGCAGAAGAGTATGACTGGCCAGTAGGAAAAGACAGGGGCTTCAACTTAGTGCCATAAAACCTGAGGTGGACACTGGTAGCGGCCAGGCGTCACCATGGAAACACCATGGCCCCCTGCGTCAACCAGGGTGCTGGAAGGAGGCAGATGGAACTCCCGAAGCGTTTAACTGCAGCGAGTTTAGTGAAGGGACTTTACAGAGGTTAAGGAATCAACGAGGAACTGTGAGGCACCAGGGACTAGCAATAGGGAGAACCGTTTCCACCCCTAGACCAAAGTGGCAAGGGTAAGGGAATAGTGTTACTGGAACCAGGGGATAATTGGAGCCTTGGAAAGGGAGCTGCCAACAAGAGCTGTGTCTATAGAAGAATGCACCGGCGACCAGAACCTTGGATGATAGGCATGCTTTTTGTGTGCGTGCTTGCATAAATACCCCAGCCTCTCCTTCTTCCCACCCTCTAATCTTCTGCTGATGCCTTCCATTGGCCAAACCCCAATGGAAGCCAAAGAAGGAGGGAGCTCGGGCCATTCAGTCTAGAGAGGCCACCACCTGGGTACAGAGTAGTCAGAGAAGGTCAAAGAggaatggtgtgtgtgtgtgaatgtgcatGTGTGTCGAATGGAGAATAACCTGCGTGGAGCATAACAGGGTGGCCAGAGGGCATTCACCTTCCTCTCCCACAGCCGCTACGTCCTCCACATCCAAGGCAGTCAGGGCATCGGGAGCCCCGGGGGGATCCGCTGGAACCTGTGCCTCTGCCTGCTGCTCGCCTGGGTCATCGTGTTCCTCTGTATCCTCAAGGGCGTGAAGTCTTCAGGCAAGGTGAAGCCTGGGAGCCCCCGGAGTCCAGAGGCCCTGGCTGGGGTGGGGACTTCTGGAGGAAGAGGCGTGTGAACTGAGCTTGAGAGGATGAAAAGACTTcaactgggaagagaggaggggagagggcatGGAGatttgggagggggagaggtaaTTTGGAGGGTGGGTATATGAGTCAGTGCTCCTTGACAGGCAAGTAACTGGAACCCAATTGTCAGACTCGGTTGGAAGGTCCAGAGGTTGTGCTTCCTGCCCACCTCGACCCTTCACAAGATGTTACCAGGACTAGGCTCTCTTGGTCTTCCAGCAGTGCTTTCCTCTGGTTGCCTTCCTCCTCAAGCTTAATTTCTCCACGTGGTTGCCACTAGTTGCTCTAGGCTTACATCTTAGTCAATTAGTGAGACATTCTCTCCTCCCCCATAGTTTGTAAAATCCCATAATGGAGTCGCATTGGGTAAGCTGGGTCATGTACCTGTCCCTGAACCAATCACTGTGGCCTGCATCATGTGCCTTCCCCTGACCCATCACTGTCCAGGAGCGTGGCGAGCACTGATTGGGTCTGGGTCCCGTGCCACCCCTGAGCTGGGGATGGAGTCCTCCCCACCCAGGGAAAGTCTGATACTTGAATCTGAGGAAGGTGAACTAGCCGCTGGGAAGGCAGAGCCACAGCATTCACTTTAGGTTATGGAGGGGCTAGAAGGGCAATAAAGCCATTTGGGGAGGACTTGGAAACTTTCTCAATAGTTTACTCAGGCATCACTCTGCAGAGTAACACAAGGAACAGAGTCATTAAAGGAAAGGCTAGAAAGAGTAGAAGCTGTTAGCAAGAGAGGAGAGGTACCCGTGGCGGGAGCCCCGGCAGTGCAGGTGCTGAGACTTGCCTGAGGTTGCGGAGGGGAGCGGCTGGagcctgggggagtgggggagcggAGCAGAGCTTGGCGAGGTGCGTGTCTGGGGTCTGCCTAGGGGTTTGCAGTGGGCAATACGGGGAGGCCCTTATCCTCCAGGCAGGGGGCACAGGAGGGCTGGAGGGGGGCTGCATCTGGGGTGGCCTTTGGAAGCAGAGACAGGACTTTGCTGATGGCTTGGTTGTGtggagggaggcagggcaagagaGGCATCACGGGTGACGGGCAGGTTCCCTGCTCGGGCTCCGTGGAGGGCGGGGAGGCGAGGGACCCCGGGGGGAGTTGAGGAAGGTCACACCTGCCCTTGGCCCCGTGCCCATCGCCCCTCAGGTGGTGTACTTCACGGCCACATTCCCCTACCTCGTCCTGTGCCTGCTGCTGATCCGCGGAGTCACCCTCCCAGGGGCCTGGAAGGGCATCCAGTTCTATCTCACCCCCCAGTTCCACCATCTGCTGTCTTCCAAGGTGAGGCcctgggggcagggctggaggagaggggTCAAGCTTGGGTGGAGAGTAGGAAGAGGACGCCCGGGGCAAGCAGGCGCCAGGGGCGAGGGGCGGGAATCCTTTAAGTCCTGAGCACCCAGAGCCTGCGTGTCTTTTTCCTTGTTATTCTTAACAATCGGTAGAGTAGGcattattctttccattttaaggtgaagaaactgaggctcaaaagaGTTAGTGATGAACTTAAGGCCACACGGTAGAgagtggcagagctaggattcCAACTTAGACCTATCAGCCTTCAAACCCCAAGGAGGGCTTAGCAGTAATAATGAAATAACAATGGTAACGACAGCCAACATTGGCTGATGACTGTGTGCCTGACCCTGCTCTATTGCTTTGCATACATGTAATCGTTTAAACCTTACTTCTACCCTGTGGATTCCTCATTGCCCATGAGGgacctgaggcccagagaggtgctGGGCTTGTCCAGCCTGTACAGCGAGGAAGGGGTAAAGGTGGGGGATTAAATCCAGGTCCCTCTGACTCCAGGGAAGTCCGATGGTCAGTTTGAATTTACTAAAAAATGTTCATAGGCGTTACTTCCTTCAGAACTAGACTGAGCTCAGAGATCGTCCTCTTGGCCCTGGAggggtaaactgaggcccagagaggggaagggacttgcccaagtcCCACAGTGCCTGTGTGGGGCCAGGGCTTGCCCCCCGCCCACGCGACTCGTGAGCCTGGCTCCTCCACGCACCCCCCCCCCCGGAGCGGCCCGCCGCCTCGCTCCCCCCCCTTCCTTCGCTGCCCGTGGCCCACCGTGCGCCAGCCCTTCCCGCTGCCCTTtgtgctccttccctgccccaggtgTGGATCGAGGCTGCCCTTCAGATTTTCTACTCCCTGGGTGTGGGCTTCGGGGGTCTCCTCACCTTTGCCTCCTACAACACGTTTCACCAGAACATCTACAGGTCAGTGTCCTGCCGCCCGCCAGGCCTGGGGACTGCAGCGGGGAGGGACCGGCGACCGGGGCAGGGCCTCACCCTGGCTTGCGCCTGGGCTCTCCCGGCAGAGACACCATCATCGTCACCCTGGGCAATGCCCTCACCAGCATCCTGGCTGGCTTCGCCATCTTCTCCGTGCTGGGCTACATGTCTCAGGAGCTGGGGCTGCCTGTGGACCAAGTAGCCAAAGCAGGTGGGCAGGCCGCCAGGCCCGGGAGGGGCGAGGGCGCCGGGCAGGGCAGCGTGCGCGCGGCCCGGCAGGGCGTGGGGGAGCGTGCTGCGTGTGTGCAAGCGCGCGGGTGCAGGCAAGTGTGCCTTAGCCGGTCTCGGGGTGTCCACGTGCAaagggatgggtctgtgtgaCCCTGCGTCGAGAGGTGAACgagtttgtctgtgaagactgtCGTATGCCTTGTGCGGTGTTTGTCTAAGTGAGTCACGTCCTGTGCTGAGGTGTCCTTGTGCAGTTGAATCGAGGGTGCGAAGGGTCTTGTCATGGCGTCTTGGATGGGTGTGCTCGTGGGTGTGTATTAGCGTGTATGTTAGCAGAATCGTTTGTACAAATGATTGTGAAAGCGTATACGAGTGAGGATGTATATGTGGGTCTTATGTTCATCCACCCTTATCAGTTGATTCTACCAGCCTCTGTTGACCGAGCGCTTAGTGTGCCGGCCTGTGTCCTAGAGGTTGAGAGTGTAGGAAGTGCGCGCTGAGTGTCCACCTCTGGGTTGGCTTGAACAGGTGCGTCCATGTGTGTAAGCCACAGTTTGTGTATTTGGGTGTGCAGCCCCAGGCGGCTGACGCCGTGCGCCCTGGCGCAGGCCCGGGCCTGGCCTTTGTTGTCTACCCGCAGGCCATGACCTTGCTGCCTCTGTCGTCCTTCTGGTCGTTCCTCTTCTTCTTCATGCTGCTGACTCTGGGCTTGGACAGCCAGGTGGGCCAGGTCCACGCGGGGGGCGTCccgtggggggaggggcagagtgCGGCCCGGCCGGCCCCCTTaccaccccccaaacccccagTTTGCCTTCCTGGAAACCATCGTGACGGCTGTGACGGACGAATTCCCCTACTACCTGCGGCCCAAGAAGGCCGTGTTCTCGGGGCTCATCTGTGTGGCCATGTACCTGATGGGGCTGATCCTCACCACGGACGTGAGTGGCGCTGCGGGGAGGGGGAGCGGCCGGGCCAGGCGGGGGCCCACGCCTGCGGCCCTGTCCCTGCCAGGCTGAGCAGACACGGAGCCACCCACATCTCCCTCTTTGGGAGAAAcccgcccctcccagcccccGTCTCCCTGGAGGGTGCAGCCTCAACTGGTGAAGAAGAGGCCTGGCGTTGGAGGTGGAAAGGCCTGGGCTGGACGCCTCACTCCTGCACCTGCTACTTGAGCGGTCTCAGGGCAGGTGATGTAACCTCTTTGAGACCGTGTTTCcccttctgtgaaatggggattcTACATCCAGGCTTGCTGTGAGAAGCAAGGAGGATGATGCCTGGGAGACGCTTAGCTCGAACGCGTGCCCACTATCATCATCTTCCCTCCCCGCTGGCCTGGCTGCTCCCCGCTCACCTCCTGCCCGGAGAAGGGACTGGGCCTGAGAGCGAGGCTGGGTGAGGGGCCCCCAGAGCTGTGACTTTGTTTCCAGGGAGGCATGTACTGGCTGGTCCTCCTGGATGACTACAGCGCCAGCTTCGGGCTTATGGTGGTGGTGATCACCACGTGCCTCGCGGTCTCCCAGGTGTACGGTGagcagggcaggggtgaggcGGTCGAGGCTCCCCGCGGCCCGCAAGCGGGGCGCCACCCTGGAGGCCCCCGCGACCGCGTCCCTGGTCCCAGTGGCCCGGGTTTccagtgggggcagtgggggccgGGGAGGGAGGCCGGGCGGCTGTGGGGGCTGCGGCGGAGCCAGCccccctgctctcccctctgcaggCATCCAGAGGTTCTGCCGAGACATCCACATGATGCTGGGCTTCAAGCCCGGCCTCTACTTCCGGGCCTGCTGGCTCTTCCTGTCCCCGGCCACGCTCCTGGTaactggggcgggagggaggCTTGCTGGCGGGCTGAGGGCGGGGGTCCCCTCTGGGCGTTTGGTCTGGTAGGGCTGCCCTGGCCCGGAGTAGAACCCGTCAGGGCTGGGCCTGGGATGGTACGGGGATCCTggtcctctctcctcccctcgaTGCCCCCGGCTTTGGGAGCTGTGCTGGGCTGAGCCCTGTGTTTGGCTGGCGGAATGGGTGGGGCCTTCTCAGGCCTCAAGGCCTCAGGGCTGGGGCCTTGGGGTTGGAGCAGCTCAAGGATAGGCCATTTCAGGCATTAGGGGCCTTTGGAGCTGGGCTGCCTCAGGCCTCGGGAGTGTGCAGCTTGGAGCTGGGCTAGCTCAGGCCTAGCAGAGGCGCCAGGGCTAGACCATCTCAGGTTCTGGTGCAGCTTGGGACTGGGCCATCTCAGACACTGGGTGGCCCTTGGCTGGGCTCTCTTAGGCCTTGGGATGGCCCTGCGATGGCCTTAAAGTAGCTCAGACCAGGCCTGCCTCaagcgctgggcctggctgaggcCCACTGTGACGCTGGGACTCCCCCGCCCCAACCCCGCAGGCTCTGCTGGTGTATAGCATCGTCAAGTACCAGCCCTCAGGGTACGGCAGCTACCGCTTCCCGGCCTGGGCGGAGCTGCTGGGCATCTTGATGGGCCTGCTGTCCTGCCTCGCCATCCCAGCTGGAATGCTGGTGGCTGTGCTGCGAGAGGAGGGCTCGCTCTGGGAGGTGAGTCTGCCCCCTAGTCTACCCCCAGCCTTGCCCACCTGtggccctgggctgggctggccgCCTAGAACAGAACACATCTGCACCCGCGCCTTATCCAGGGCTTCGCGAGGGCCTTTCGGCCTGCAGACTGCCTTTTCCTAGCTCAGCCTGTCAGCAGCCGGCTCAGACCTGCTGGGGGTGAGGCACGGGGGCTGGAGTCCTGCCCTGTAGCCCCTTATACTTCATGGGGCATCAGGGGGTGCACAGTTCAAAGACCTCTGATGTCAGCCAATCTCCATGGGCCTTGGGAGAGCCGGAGAGGACAAGGGGCTTGTCCAAAGTCCCACTGAGTGAGGACTCGAAGCTCCTTGGTACACTCAACTGCCAGCTCCGGGAGAGGGGAATAGTGACCCTCCGTGGGCCAGCTGACAGGCCGTGTGACCATCCTGAGACCCCGCCCCTCTCTGAGCGCCTGAAGGTGGGAGGGGGCACCCTTTGTAGCTGAGCCCGCCACTTCTGCAGTCGTAAGTGTGTCGCCGTCTGGTGGTGAGAAGCCATCCTGGGGAGCCAGCCGGGGCCTGGAGAGAGCCCGGACACCCACCCACCAGCAGTACTGGAGCCAACGTAGACTGGTTCACGAGAAATAACTGTTAAATGGTCAGGAATGCTGCGGGCCAGTTCTTAAACCATCGATACCTTGCAATTGACTGCAGTGGGGATCTTTACACCAGGGTCCTCGACTGCGCCCACCCCCCCCCAGCTCCACTGCCACTCAGCCGCCCCTTCACGGCTCCGCTTGGAGAGAGGCTCAGAGCTCTTCCCTGGCTCTGGCAGACGTGGGCTGTGCCCACACACCCCAGACCACAGTGGACCCAGAGAGCAGCCACCACTCTGCTTTCTGGGGCCAAGTGACTTGGGAGCAAAGCTCTTCCCTTCCCCGAGCTTCTGGAGCCTCAGCTGTGCTACCTAAGGTGGGACTTGTCTCCTTGCTTGGGGTGTTGCTCAGGTTGGAAGTTTCCAGCTCCTGGGAGACTAACCTCAAGCCTTGCTCGTGTGCTGCTGGGAACTCAGGGTTCCCCCAGCAGCCACGGCCACCCACAGCCAGATGAAGGGGCCAGGCCGATGCGGGTGGGTGGATGGGGGTAGCGCTCACTGCCTGGCTCGGGAGCTGCCTTCAGAGCCCAGGGCGTCCAGCACTGACATAATAAGATCTAAAACCTGGCTCTGACAtttgccagctgtgtgaccctaGCCAAGTTACTATGCCTCTCTGAACcttaatttctccattttaaaatggTAACCATGATACCTACCCATAGAGTTGCTGTGAGAAGAAAATGAGCTCATCGTTATAGTCAGCATGGAGGGAGACAGAAAAACAAGTTTTACAAAAGTTTAGGATGAAGTCAGACTGATGGGGTTCAAATCTCAGCACCACCACTTGCCACCTATGTGACCTTGGCCaacttggttatcctttctgagcTTTAATTCCGGATAATATCTAGAAtctgggggagaataaataagcCAGAACATGATTAGTGCTCAATTCTAGGCAGTCGTTCTCACAGGGGTGATTTTGCCCCCAGGGGCCGTTTGGCAATGCCCAGAAACATTtttggcatctagtgggtaaagGCCAGAAAGGTGTTAGGCCTCCTgcagtgcacaggacagccccccacagccccccttAAAGTGTCAGCAGGACTCACTCAAGTTGACAAGCCTCAGTCTGGCACTACTGTCCAACTGGAAACAAATGCAAACCCTTGCTCTCAAAGAGCTTAATGCAGGACACAGGCAATTATCAAGAAAACACCTAAAAGTCATGGTAAGGGAGattctgtgtgtgtatatctgtatattttaaagaagCAGAGTACAGGAatagaaagtgacagaagatgctaTTTCAGCCAAGgcagtcagggaaggcctctctgaggaggtgacggAGACCTGACTCAATCGGCTGGGCAATCCCTGTGGATATCTAGGGGacagcattccaggcagaagggccaaccagtgcaaaggccctgaggcaggaggggCTGGCAAAATGGAATCCAGCAAAGAGGCCAGTGTGATGGAATAGTGAGCGGAAGGAGAGAGGTGGGAGCTGGAGCCAGGGAAGTAGGCAGGGCCGTGTGAGCCCCTGCACATGCATGGTGAGCACTTTGGATTTTATTCCAAGTTGGGTTTCTGAGCAGTGGGgtaaaatattcttaatatttttagtaAATATCACCAGGCTGGTAATATCACATATCCCTCCTGGATCCTGCATCCAGCAGGGCTCCACTGCCGTTGGTTGGTTGCCTCCCTTTCTTTAAGGGTCTGGGGACTCTTCTCCCTGCAGGGCAGGCAGAGGGCTTTGGAAATGTGACTTGAGGAAGAAATCCTAGCATGTCCAGGCTTAGTCATCCTCTTAGTCAGCTTCCTCCTTCCGCGGAAACGGGCTCAGAGATCTTGTCAGAGTCAGACGGAGCACCAGGGCTGGAAGAGACCTAGGCCAGCTGCTGTCCCTGTCACCGTTCTCCCCGTCC
Protein-coding sequences here:
- the SLC6A7 gene encoding sodium-dependent proline transporter isoform X1; the encoded protein is MKKLQGASLGTQPVTPDLLMTPSDQGDVDLDGDFAADRGNWTGKLDFLLSCIGYCVGLGNVWRFPYRAYTNGGGAFLVPYFLMLAICGIPIFFLELSLGQFSSLGPLAVWKISPLFKGAGVGMLLIVGLVAIYYNMIIAYVLFYLFASLTSTLPWEHCGNWWNTDLCLEHRGGQGGNGALPLNLTGTVSPSEEYWSRYVLHIQGSQGIGSPGGIRWNLCLCLLLAWVIVFLCILKGVKSSGKVVYFTATFPYLVLCLLLIRGVTLPGAWKGIQFYLTPQFHHLLSSKVWIEAALQIFYSLGVGFGGLLTFASYNTFHQNIYRDTIIVTLGNALTSILAGFAIFSVLGYMSQELGLPVDQVAKAGPGLAFVVYPQAMTLLPLSSFWSFLFFFMLLTLGLDSQFAFLETIVTAVTDEFPYYLRPKKAVFSGLICVAMYLMGLILTTDGGMYWLVLLDDYSASFGLMVVVITTCLAVSQVYGIQRFCRDIHMMLGFKPGLYFRACWLFLSPATLLALLVYSIVKYQPSGYGSYRFPAWAELLGILMGLLSCLAIPAGMLVAVLREEGSLWERLQQASRPAMDWGPSLEENRTGMYVATLVGSQSPKLLMVHMRKYGAITSFENAAIEVDREMAEEEESRM
- the SLC6A7 gene encoding sodium-dependent proline transporter isoform X2; amino-acid sequence: MKKLQGASLGTPVTPDLLMTPSDQGDVDLDGDFAADRGNWTGKLDFLLSCIGYCVGLGNVWRFPYRAYTNGGGAFLVPYFLMLAICGIPIFFLELSLGQFSSLGPLAVWKISPLFKGAGVGMLLIVGLVAIYYNMIIAYVLFYLFASLTSTLPWEHCGNWWNTDLCLEHRGGQGGNGALPLNLTGTVSPSEEYWSRYVLHIQGSQGIGSPGGIRWNLCLCLLLAWVIVFLCILKGVKSSGKVVYFTATFPYLVLCLLLIRGVTLPGAWKGIQFYLTPQFHHLLSSKVWIEAALQIFYSLGVGFGGLLTFASYNTFHQNIYRDTIIVTLGNALTSILAGFAIFSVLGYMSQELGLPVDQVAKAGPGLAFVVYPQAMTLLPLSSFWSFLFFFMLLTLGLDSQFAFLETIVTAVTDEFPYYLRPKKAVFSGLICVAMYLMGLILTTDGGMYWLVLLDDYSASFGLMVVVITTCLAVSQVYGIQRFCRDIHMMLGFKPGLYFRACWLFLSPATLLALLVYSIVKYQPSGYGSYRFPAWAELLGILMGLLSCLAIPAGMLVAVLREEGSLWERLQQASRPAMDWGPSLEENRTGMYVATLVGSQSPKLLMVHMRKYGAITSFENAAIEVDREMAEEEESRM